Part of the Chloroflexota bacterium genome is shown below.
GACGATTGAAGGCTATGAAGGCGCGCTCTTTTCGATCAATCCTGAGCCAATTCAAGGTGGTACAACTGCGCTGCTGAAATTGCCAGTCGAAAGTGATTGGATGCCCTTGTTGCCCCAAGCTGTTGCTCAATTTCGCAGTGCGATTCCTGCTCAAATGCAAACCGTGCTGCAAGAAGGCGAAGTCTTGGCTGATGTTGAATTTTTGCCGAATGTCGATGCCTTGACTCAAGACCCTTCGCTTTACGATATTCAAACCCGACCCGTGCCCGAAACCGATGGCGGCTTTGAGTTGGTCGTGACGGCGAATTTCCAAGGCTTGGCGGTGCGTGGCAGTTTTGCCGAGCAGTTGAATCGGGCTTTGCCGAATGCCTTGCGGATCAAAGACCCATCATTCAGCACTGACACCACTAGCATTGTGCGCAGCCAAGTGCGCTTGGATGATTCAGGCGCTAGTTTGTTGCTGGCAACGGTCGAAGTTGCTCCCAAAACCGCAGTTGGCCTGCCCGATAGCACCAAACTGAAAATCGCCGAGAGCATCAAAGGCCTAACCCCAGCCGAAGCCTTGGCGCAGTTGGAAGCCTTACGCGAAAGCGGCTTGATTGGTGATATTGTGTCAGTTCCCGAAGTCGAGCGCTTGCCCGTCGATCCAGCCGAAATTAATGTTCAGGTGCAGGAATGAGTGATCGTCCAACCCATGGCCGAATCATCGCTTTGGATGTTGGCAACAAACGGATCGGGGTGGCTATGTGCGACCCCGACCGAATTATCGCCAGCGGCCAGCCAACCCTTCCAGCACAGCCAACCGATAAAGCCTATGCTCAGCTTTTGCAAATGATTGCTGATAACGAGGTCGTTGAGGTGGTGATTGGCTTGCCTTTGACCTTGCGTGGCGAGGTTGGGGCGCAGGCCAAAGCGGTGCAAGCCTTCAGTCGTGGGCTGGAAAAACGCACCAAAATTCCGATTACCTTGTATGATGAGCGCTTTACCAGCGTTGAGGCTGAGCGTTCGCTCGAAGCCATGGGCATCAAAAAAAGCAAACATCGTGATCATGTCGATGAATTAGCCGCTATTTTGATTCTGCAAGATTATATGAGTTCAATCGCGCCGCCCCGCCCACGCTACCACGACCCCGACCACGAAGATTGGGATTAACTACAAAGCCCTGTTGATTTTCAACAGGGCTTGTTTGATTTAGGGTTGTTTGAGCCAGCGAATGCCTAAACTTTCAATTGAACACTCGCCACTGCATTGCTCACCACTGAGGCAATCATGCCAGGTGCCTTGGAGCTTGATGCTTTGGGCTTGCTCGCCATGGTTGAACCACAACACGCCATCGGTCAACTCGATGCGTTCGATTTCGCTGGGCAAGCGTTGGGCAGCGGGCCAGAGCCGTGGCAACAGATCGCCCAAAATTTCTTCGGTGGGATAGCAACCCATCAACACCGCTAGGCCTTTGCCATAAGTCGCGGCGGTGATTGCAGCCTGACCCTTAGCATAACTCTTGCTCCAGGTTGCTAAGGTGTTGGCATGGGTCACATTCAGCACTTCCATCCAAAGTGGTGCGGTGTGGCTCGTCTCGCCAAATTGTACCGCCCATGGCTTGGCTGGGTCGAGGGCACTCCACTCGGCGACATCAGCTCCAAATAAATCGGTCAAGCCACTGGGGAAGCCATCAGGAGCAGTGCGATTGTCGCGGCGTTTGGTTAAACTGCGTGGCGTGCAGATCAACGTGCCGCCTGCCTGAACCCACTCGCGCCAGCCCGCAGTTTCGGCAGGGTTATCAAGCATTGGGGCGACAGCAATCGCTAGTTGATAGGCATCGAGTGGCGTGCCACGCTGGACAATATCAACCCCAACCCCATAGCTGGTAAGCGTGCGATGGATTGTGCGCAGCAATTGCCAATAATTCCAGCCTTGAGCATGGGGATCGAGTTGTTGCGCCCAATGATCGTCGTAGGAAACCAGCAAGGCAACCTTGCGCGGCGCAGCTTCGGGCTGGCCATGCTGCTGCCATTCATTGGCAACAATCCGGGCTTCGGTGCTGCCACGCGCTGGCCGATTGGCATGATCGCGCAGGCCGCTATGATATTGCTCTTGGCCCAACCAACATGCCCGCCAACGAAAATACAGCACATTAGCTGCGCCATGGGCAGCATCTTGATAGCTCCACAGCCGCACTTGGTTGGGTGGCACTGGCGGATTGGTGGGAGTCCAGTTGATTTGGCCTGGCTGTTGCTCCATCACCCAAAATGGCTGACGCTTGAGGCCGCGAATATGGTCGTGATACATCGCCACCGTTTGCCAATCGGGAAAGCCATGCGGGTAATTATCCCAAGCAATTGTATCGACTTGCTGCGCCATATCAAACCAATTAATCTCATCGTCGCCAGGTGCAATGTTGGTTAAAATCGTGCGATTTGGTGAGTGCTGGCGCAAAATTTCTGCCTGCATCGCACAATATGCCACCTGCTGATCCGAGGCAAAGCGGCGATAATCGAGCACCAACGAGGGATTATGACCGCCGCCAACTGGTACATTTGGCAAAGGAATTTGCTGCCAATCGCTGTAGGTTTGGCTCCAAAAGGCCGTGCCCCATGCTTGATTGAGGCTTGCTAAATCGCCGTAGCGTTGGCTCAGCCATTGGCGAAAAGCCGCAGCGCAATGATCGCAGTAGCACCGCGCCGAGCCATGATTGCCAATTTCGTTATCGATTTGCCAAGCGGCAATCGCCGGATGCTGACCATAGCGTTCGGCCATGGCCGTGACGATCTGGCGGCTATATTCGATGTACTGCGGATTGACCAAACAAGCTTGGCGACGACCACCATGGCCTAAACGCCGACCTTGGGCATCGATCCGCATTAAATCGGGCTGGTTATGGGTTAGCCAAGCGGGCGGGGTGGCGGTGGGCGTGCCAAGCACAATGTTCAAGCCTTGACTCGCCAATGTTTCAATTGCTTGGTCGAGCCATGCCCAATCATACTGACCAGCGGCTGGCTCCATCAAAGCCCAAGCAAACTCGCCAATCCGCACATACTCCAAGCCCAAGGCCTGCATCTGTTTGGCATCATCGGCCCACCACGTTTGGGGCCAATGCTCAGGATAATAACAAACACCTAATGGCATAGAAACCTCTTTTGAAAGGATGAAGGATGAGGGATGAAGGATGAAGCCAAAATGCAAGAGATTGAGTTGTAACCACGAAGAGCACGAAGGACACTAAGTTTTGCGCAATCGGTTACTACCATTTTGTTGCAATTTAGGCATTTAACAAATCTAAAATTCGTGTTCTTCGCGGTTAAATTTCATCCTTCATCCCTCATCCTTCATAATTTATCCTTTGACTGCGCCTGCGAGTGCGCCGGAGATGAATTGGCGCTGGAAGGCGATAAAGATCATCATAATTGGTAGGGTGGTGAGCGCTGTGCCCATCATCAATTGGCCATAATCAATAATTGATAAGCCAACGAGGGCGTTGATCCGCACGGGCAGGGTTTCCATGGCTTTGTCGCGCATAATAATCAACGGCCAGAAGAAGCTGTTCCATTGAAACATAAACGAATAAATTGCCAAGGCTGCAAGGGTTGGGCGCATAGTTGGCAGCGCCACGCTGGTGAAAACCCGCCACTCGCCAGCGCCATCAATTCGCGCCGCATCAAGCAGATCATCAGGCAAGGCTTGCATGCTTTGGCGCATCAAGAAGATGCCAAACGGATTGGCCAGCGCCGGCAAAATCACCGCTTGATAGCTGCTGATCCAGGTTGGATCGCCAAAGAGCGTGATTTTGGCCATGAGTTGAAACAGTGGCACGGCGGTGACATGATAGGGAATCATCAAGACTAACAAAAACATGCCAAATAAGATTGAGCGCCCGCGAAAGCGGAATTTGGCAAAGGCATAACCCGCCAGCGAAGCGATAAAGACGCTGAGGCTAGCATAAACCACCGCAATAAAGGCCGAATTGAATAGCGAACGCCCAAAGCCATTGTCAAACAGGCCTTGAATATTCGACCAAGCAGCGCTGCCAAACCACAAATGTGGTGGAAAGCGCAGCACTTCGCTTGAGGGCTGCGAGGCTTGGACAAACATGTAGTAGAAGGGGAATAGTGATAAAAATGCCCCAACGACTAATAAAAGGTAGATCGCGCCACGCTGGAAGCGGCTCACAAAGGGCTTGGGCACAAGTTCATCGGAAAGCTTGGTTTTTGCCATCGCTTAATCCTCCCCGCGCTGGGCGATGCGAAATTGTAAAAGCGAAAAGACGGCGATGATCAAGACCATGGCATAGGCAATTGCCGAAGCGTAATTAAACTCGGCATTTTGGAAGGCCGTGCGATAGAGCAAGGTGGCCATGCTGAGGGTTTCGTTGGATGGCCCGCTGCGGGTCAGCAGATATGGCTCATCGAAAATTTGCAACGTGCCAATGGTTGAAAGCACCGTAGTCAGCAAAATGGTGGGGCGCATCATCGGCACGGTAATCGCCCAGAATTTGGCCCATGCGCCTGCGCCATCAAGCTCTGCCGCCTCGTACAACTCGGTTGGGATACTCTGCAAACTGGCGAGATAAATCACCATGTTATAGCCCGTCCAGCGCCACGTAATTGCCATAACCAGCGAGAATTTAGCGGGCCAAGCATTGGTAAGCCAGGGCACTGACTGCACGCCCAAGCCATTGAGCACATAGTTGATCAAGCCTTTTTCATCATTCAGCAGCAGCCGAAAGATCAAGGCCACGGCAAATAAGGCCGTGATTGCTGGCAGAAAATAGATTAAGCGAAAGGCTGTGCGAAATTTGAGCACCGCGCTATTGAGCAACACCGCCAAGACCATTGCGAGGCCAAGTTGCAGTGGCACTTGAAATACCAGCAAAAACACCGTGTTGATCAGCGCTTTACGAAACACCGTGTCGCCGAACAAGCGCCGATAGTTATCGAGGCTGAAGCCGCTGTTGGGGTTGAGTTGGCTCTCAAAGCTCAATTGCAACGAGGCAATAATTGGGTAGAGCATAAAGATGCCAAAAATCAACAATGCTGGTAGCAAAAACATGTACGGGGTTAGTCGCCGTCGCCATTGGTAGCGGCGCTCTGCTGGTGTAAGTAGCTGCGACCCCATAGAACCCTCCTAGGCAAAGGCTATTAATTCAAACTCCCCTCTCCCGTATGGCGGGAGAGGGGTTGGGGGTGAGGGTATGAACTATTGGGCGATTTCGCGGCCAGTTTGGTTGGCCAATTCGGCAGCAGCTTCTTGCAGAGCTTGTTTGGGGTCCATGCCTTGGCTCAGCACTTTGGCTTGAGCTGAAGCCAAAACTGCTTGGCCTTTGGCATAATCTTTGGTGTAGGTTGCTGCTGGAATGTTCTTGATCTCATCAGCAAACAGTTTCCAAATTGGTTGGTTGTTGAAGAAGGCCACTGGCTTGCTATAGAGGTCAGCGCTGTAGGCTGGCTGATAGCTTGGCCAAATGCCGAATTTTTCCATCATAATGTTTTGGCCTTCGCTGGTGGCCAAGGCATGCTCAACGAACAACCAAGCTGCATCGAGATTTTTGGTTGCAGCCGGAATTGCCAAGGTTGAGCCACCTAGGTTGGCAGCGCGATTGCCGCCTTTTTCGAAGGCTGGCAACAACATCACATCCCATTTGCCTGAAAGATCTGGCGCTTGGTCGATGATTGTGCCGCTATACCAGACCCCAAATGGAACCGTGGCAACATCGCCATTTTTGGTCGCGGCAACTGTGCCATCCCAACCATTGATATTGGCAACTAAGCCTTTATCGTTGATTTCTTTGAGCAAGGTCAATGCTTGAACCGATTTGTCGTTGTTGAGGTTGATTTTGCCATCGCTATTGAAATAGCAGCATACGCCCAATTGGCTGGTCATCATACGGAAGCCAGCATCATCGGCCACAATATCGACTGGCAAGAGCTTGGTTTTGCCATTGGTCGCGGCCAAAATCTTTTCGCCAGCAGCGATCAAATCGGCCCATGTTTCGATCGATTTAGGATCTACGCCAGCTTGCTCGAAAATATCAACCCGATACCACAAACCAGTTGGGCCGGAATCCCAGGGAATCGAGCGAATTTTATCGCTAATTTTGGATTGTGCCCATTTGGAAGGATCAAAATCTTTTTCGTATTTGCTAGCGCGGCTGGTTAAGTCGGCCAAGCCGTCGGGGAAGGTTGACGTATACACATCCATGCGGTCGGATTCGATCGCGACCACATCGGGTAAGCCAGCGCCGCCAGCTTGCAAGCCTGAAGTCAGCTTATCGTAGACATCTGTGCGCCCAATATCTTGGACAGTAACTTTGACGTTGGGATATTTTTGGTTAAACGAGGGAACCGTTGCTTCGAGGCTCTTGGCGGCCACATTCCAAGCCCAAACTGTAATTTCGCCTTTAACTTCGGCGGGATTGGTGGAGCCAGTGTTGCTGGTCGTGGTTGTGGTGCTCTCGCTGCCACACGCAGCCAAAATCAGCGTCAATACCAACAGGCTAATTAACGAACGATGCATATTTCGGCGAACCATCATCGGGTCTCCTTGCGCTACATTGCACATACCACCATACTGCGAATTATTAGGTACGTTCTGGCTTGTGGGAATTTAATCGGGGATGACCTCCTTTGCTTAGCTCTAGGTACGCATCAACAGAGATCATGGATTAAATCATTATAGCTATCATAGCATATTCTGGCTATTTCGTGGGAGCGTTTCCATTGCTGTTAATTATTGATTTCTACGCTTGCTTGCAGCCGTGAACGTTGTATGCTTGGGGCAAGCCGTTGCTGACTGCCAGCAAAACAATAATCTCAAAACGGGCAACCTATTCTTGGTGGCTGAGCAAGGATCTGCATGTAACCGCAATGCTTAGCTTAGGGTGATGCATGAGGAATAGCTAAAGAAGCATAAAGATGTCTACCGATAACAAATATTAATCAAGAGGAATTACTGTGACCTTCGTCAATCTAATTAGAAATGGTTTACACAACTACTCGTCGATTGAGTTGGTACGCTATGCCTTGCATGATCCCGCCAATTTCAAGCAGGTTGATGCAGTGCTTGCTCAGCGGATGCCCGACCCTGCGCTGCCGAATTGCTGATTGCTGCATTTGAGGCAGGCACAGCTCCCGTGTGGTTGGTGGCGTATTTGCTTGGGCGAATTGGCACAGCTTGTGGTTATGCTACAGCTCGCACGATTGTGTTGGCTGCACCTGGTAAACTTGCTGAAAGCTACGCCGCTGTGGCAATGGTACGTATTCGCGGAGCACAAGCCTTTGGCGAGTTGGCAGAATTGCTTAAAACCGCCCCGCAATGCGCTAGCCGCGAGGCCGCAGCGAGTGGGCTGGCTGAGTTTGGCTCAGCTGAAGCGGCTGAACTAATTTTGACGGCTAGCCAAGCCCAAACAATTCGGGCAAGTATTGCGCGACGCTTGCTCACCCCAACCCCTCGGCAATTGTAGGCGAGGGGTTGAGTGAAAAGCATGATTTAGGGAGTAGCAACTTTTTGCTTGAGGCTCGTTTGTAGTTCGCTGCTCAAATTGGTGAAAAAGGTGTATTTGGTTTTTTCTTCGATGGTCGCAACCGAAACGATATAATCGCGCCAATCTTTATCGCGAATCCCATCGCGATTGGGCATGCGCAAGGCAATCACTTCGGTATTGCGATTGATATCGCTGATCTGATCGTTAGCATCAAGCACCAGCGCAATCTTCCAAACATACTTGGGCACGCGAATTTTGGGATCGCCGATGCTGCCGTCGGAGCCTTCGGGGCCAGCAATCAAATAAAGTTGCTTGCCATCACGCACCAAATCGCGGCAATAATCCTCGAATTCTTTCCATGGGCCTTGGTTGTTGTCGGGAGCTTGGGGCACGATGTTGGTCATATAAAACACCGAGCGATTGATACTTTCCGAGGCGGTGCGATCGGCTGATGGCAACATATGGCCGCGATCATAGCCGCTGTTGGTGTAATCGGTCGGCTTAACCCGATACCAGCCTTCAGGCAAATCGGGGTCGGTGGTGAATTGGCTGCGGTCGGTGCTACCCAAATCGCTAATATCCAAATGCCAACTGACCCAATTGAGAATATTCAGTTTGCGATTGTAGGCTAGGCTATATTCTGGGCGCTGGATCAAGTAATTATCGCTGCTGCTGGTTTCGGGCAAGGCTCCGCTAGGATTGCCCAACGCCATGTGATTAACATCGGCTTGCGGTTGATTTGAATTATTGGAGCTACTGGGCTTTGGCGTGGCCAGAAATTGCTGGGCATCGCAGCCACTCAGCAATACAATCAGCGTGATGATCCCAATCCAAAAACGGCGCATAAACATCCTCACAGCAAATGTAGTGGTTTCTGCTAGGCAGTGTAGCACAGTTGGGCGCTTTCAAGGCTAGCGAATCTGGATAATCGCAAAATCTAAGGCGCTTTCAAGGCTAGCTAGGGGCTTGGTATTGGCTAAATCATCAATCAATAGCTGAGTTAATTGTTGATATTTGGCTTGATACAGCGGTGGTCGCTGAATCGCGAGGCTTTGGCGTAAATGCTCGCTGCTAAGGTACAGGCAGGCCGCAGCTTGTGGTTGATGCTGGCTCAGATATTCAGCGCAGGCTTCAATTACCAACAAGGCTCGCCATTGTTCGTTCAAGGCTTGTTGTAAATGCAGCGATTCATGCAAGTAGTTGCGAGCTTGAGCCAGCTTGCCTTCATTCAACGCCAACAAACCTAAGCTATAGTTGGCTAGCTCAATACAACCACGATAGCCAATTTCATGGCTCAAATTGAGGCAATTATGCAGTAATTCGCTGGCTTGCTCCAAGCGTTGTTGTTGCAATGCCAATTCGCCCAGATAATTGAGCGTTTGACAAACCATAGCGCTGCGGTTTGCTCCGGTGGCCGTGCTAACCTGTAAACATTCTTCCAAATAGTGTTGAGCCTTGGCAAAATCGGCTTGATACAAGGCTACTTGGCCAAGATGGCCGAGGGCAAACATCGCGCCCCAGCTTGAATCGAGCACCTGAAAGAGATCGAGGCTTTTGTGAAATAGTCCATAAGCTTGCTCGAACTGACCCTGACTTAAGGCTAAACGCCCCAAATGTTCTAACGACCAGGCCTGCAATTCCTGTTGCTCAAGGTTTTGGAAAATTGTGAAACTTTGCTGGAGTTGGCTTTGCGCTTGTTGCCAATTGCCATGCATCTGAGCCAATTCGCCCAATCCATGTAGCGACAACCCCAAACTATGGTGGTCGGCCATGCCCTCGGCCATCTCAACACTTGCCTGAAACGAATGGTGCATCAGGGTATATTCGCCCAGATCATGGGCCAACCAACCAACTAAGCGCAACAATTGGGCACGTAATGGCGATTGTAAGCTGGCGGTTTGGGCAATCACGGCCTCAGCAATTTGGCGACCCTCTTGTTGATGCCCATAATAAGTCCAAAAATCCCAGAGCAGCACCACCAAGCGCACACTCAGATCGGCTTCGTGATGGTCGAGCGCCCATTGAATTGCCGCTTTGAAGTTGCGATATTCCTGTTGCAACATTTCGGTGCGCCGTTGAAAAAGCTGCGGTGCTTGCCAAGCCATAATATGTTCGGCCAACCGCAAATAATACAAGGCATAGCCGCGTTGCAACAGCAGCGTTTCGCCGCGATTGTTGAGTTGTTGCAGGGCGTATTCGCGCGTAACTTCGAGCATCTGAAAGCGCGGTTCGCCATGGCTTGCGATTGTTTGTTGCAATAAACTTTGATCAACCAAGGCCATCAAGCCTGCCTGAACTTGGTCGACTGCTTGGGGCAGGCTTTCCAAACGTAGACCACTAGTTTGCTCTGGTTGTGGCTCAAGGCTCGCGCAAATCACCGCCGCAGCTTCGATTGTGCTGCCACCAGCAAATACCGCCAAACGACTAAACAGGCTTTGCAAATCTGGTTCGAGCAGGCCAAAGCTCCAATCGAGCGTGCCGCGCAAGGTTTGTTGGCGGGCTGTGCGCTGTTGGGGGCGTTGCAAAATATTTAAGCGTTGCTGCTGATTAATCCGATTGAGCAAGGCTTGGGGGGCGAAAAATTTGCTTTGCAAGGCGGCTAATTCGATTGCTAAAGGTAAGCCTTCGAGCGCGATGCTTAGTTCGCTGATGGCTTGGGCATTGGTTTGATCAAGCTGAAACTGCGGATTGACCGCTTGTACTCGTTGCAAATAGAGTTGCACCGCTGGAATTTCGGCCAACTCGCTGGGGGGTAGATAATCGGCGGGATGTGGAGTTGCCAAGGGCTGAACCTGATATTCGTATTCACCATAAAGCTGCATTGCGCGGCGGCTGGTTACTAACATTTTGAGGCTAGCCGCGCTACTTAATACGTTTTCGAGCAATTCAGTCAGCGGAAATAGATGCTCAGCATTATCAAAAATCAATAATGTGGATTGCTGGTCGAGCTGCTGAATTAATCCACTGAGGGTTGGGCTAGTTGGCTGAATTAAGCTAATTAATGCTGGCTCAATTGCCGTCATGGTTGTGATATTGGCCAAATCGAGATACCAGCAAGCAGTAAATTGGGTTTGTTGAGCTAAGGCCAAGGCTAAGCGCGATTTACCCACGCCTGCATGGCCAAGCAAGGTTAGTAGCCGCACTTGTGGTTGTAACAGCAAGGGTTTGAGCAAAGCTAGGGTTGGTTCGACCCCAACCAAACTGGTTAGTGGCTGTGGCAAGGTTGGTTTGGAATGTGTTGCAAGGGTCAGCGGCTGATCGATTTGCCAAGTATTTAGGGCATAGGCCACGGCGGGTAGCAATTCGTTGAGGCGATGAAAATAGGTGGTACGGCTGATGCTCAAATGATCAGCATAAAAATCGGCGGTAGCTTCGGGGCTTGCTAAAATAACGGCTAAAATTCGTTGTTGGCTGGCAACAAAAGCATATTCATGCAGATATTTGTAAATATTTGCTAAACCACCGCGCTGATTGAGCCAGGTTTGCCATGGATCGGCCTGCAACAAGCGTAGCGGATAGCGCGGAAACCGCAACAAAGCCTTGATATGCTCTTCATCCCATGGTTGGTTGAGGCTTGGTTGGGTGAGCGCTATCATCATTGAAGCTCCTTTGGGGTTGGCCGCTGGCTTGATCTTACCATATCTGAGCAACTTTGTGCATTCAATAGAAGAAGTAACAAAAACACACGCTCCAAATGGAGCGTGTGCTTGGAAACGAGATTTAGCTAGCGCTTATTGCACGCCACAAGCCGTCCAGGCTTGAGCGGTTGCGTTGTATTCAGCGCTGCTTGCGCCATAGAGGTCGCGGGCGGCGTTGAGGGTTGCAGTGCGCACGGCCTTGAAGTTTGAGCTTGGGGTCAAGTAGACCGTCAAGGCGCGATAGAAGATCGCAGCGGCTTTTGGTCGGCCAATGCCAGTTACTGCTTGACCAGAGGTGCGGTTGGTGCCACCTTGAGCCAACAGATAGAAGACTTGGTTTTGAATCCCGCTGTTGATGTGCACGCCGCCATTATCGCCAGTGCCAGTGTAGCGCTTGCTGTAGTGGTCGGGGTCGCCTTCAGCAGCTGGGTTCGACATATTGCGCAAAGCATCGCCAGCGGTGGCTGGGGTGTAGATATCTTCGCCAATCAGATAATCGCCTGAGCCACTGCTATATTCGACCATCGTGCCGAAAATATCCGAGAATGATTCGTTAGCAGCACCCGATTCGTTGCTATAGATCAAGCCAGCGGTTTTTTCGGTCAGACCGTGGGTAATTTCGTGGCCTGCAACATCGAGCGAAACCAATGGGCGGAAGGTTGTGCCATCGCCATCACCATAGGTCATGCTTGAGCCGTTCCAGAAGGCGTTGTTATAGCGATTGCCATAATGCACGCGGCTCAACACGCGGAAGCCATTGCCATCGATGCCACGGCGGCCAAAGCTGCTCAAGTAGTAGTCCCAAGTCAATTGAGCGCCATAGTGGGCATCAACGCCAGCGCTTTGAACATTAGCAGTCGTGTTGGTGCCCCAAACATTATCAGCATCGGTGAAGGTGCTACCGCCAGTGGTGCGGTTGTTCATGTTAGTGGTGTACATCCCGCCGCGTGAGTTATCGCGCAGATAGTAAACCCCACTCACCAAATCGGTAGTAATTGAGACATTGCCGCTGTACAAGCTCTTGCCAGTTCCAGTTGCGTTGACTCCATCCATGTCGTTGTAGTACAGCTCGGTTTCGCCAGTCTTGGCGTTGATGAAGAACTCGTGGTGAGCAGTTGCTTCGGTGCCATCTTCAATGTGCAAGCTAACATGGAAGACGATCACTGAATCTTGGCCTTCGCGTGGCAAGATTTTGAGTTCGCTGCTGACTTCTGCGCCACCAGCTTTTTTGGCGTTGAAATCATATTTGACTTGGCTTTGGGCAATTTTGATTGCTTCAGCTGAGCTTAAGCTAGCGCTGGTATCAATCCCATCAACCGCGAAGAGTTCACCACTTTCTTGGGTCACATTGCCTTTATTGTCGAGGTGCGCAATTACTTGGCCGCCAAAGACTGGCAAGCCAGCGTAGGTTTGGTCAAGGCGCACGTTGATGCCCAGATCGTCTTGATCAACGCCACGCACTTGCAAATTGGCGCTATTTGCACCTTTGCCAGCGAAGTGATCCAAGCTGGTATCAACCGCTGCGGTGACCCAATCTGGGCGCACGCCTTTGGCTTCGGCTTCGCGATAAGTGCGGATCAACTGCCCGCGAACTTTGTCGTAATCTTGAGCACCAGTGCTAACAGCAGAACCAAAGACAGCCCCAACTAAACCGAGCAATGCAGCAACAGTGATTAAACGTTTGCGAACCATAAAGAATTATAACCTCCGCAATTTGTAGGGATTTCGAGAACAACTAGCTCATCAGTAAGCCACCACATAAACCAGCAGCTTATTCAGAAAACTGACGAAAATAGTCATACAGCTGGCGCATCAACAACGAGCGTTGTTAATAGCCAATTACGAAATTGCAGTGCCGTGGCAGGTCTGGCGCTGGCTTCTCTGATGAGGTCGGGCGACATCATACTAGAAGTCATCGGTTGGCCAAAGCTGGAGCATTATCATGCTCATGGCGCTTATGGAAGGGTCTGAATCTTGGTTTGCTTGAATAGTACTATCGGCGCAGTAAAACGATACCACGGCCTATTTCAATATGCAAGATTGTTGATACGTTGTTTCAACTAATTTTTAACTATTTTTAGGCCATTACAAAGGGATAAAAATTATTTTACTATTTTTCACCACTATCCAGTGGCAATAGTGACATGGGGGATTTTTAGGGGATTGCGGCTCTAAAAAACCAGCATTATTGAGGAGTTTGCATATGCGACTTTGTGGTTTTACTGCTGGATGGTTACTTGGGCTGTGGTTAAATGATAGGCTGCAAATAGCATGGTATCTATATTTTATCGCATCAATAGCAATTATTTTAATCATTATCTATATCCGAAAATCATGGCAGGTTATGCTGATAGCAATATATGCTGGTACTATGCTAGGGGTAGTACGAATGGCGGTCAGTCAAAATTCCTCAAATCTTGACGATATTCGTCAACAGATTGGCATGACGACCCGTTTAGAAGGGGTGATTGTCGGTGAGCCACAATGGACTCCTCAGCAACAACGGGTGGTGTTAGCCGTCCACGCTTATCAGCATGAACAGCAACGTGTTGCCACAACTGGC
Proteins encoded:
- the ruvX gene encoding Holliday junction resolvase RuvX, which encodes MSDRPTHGRIIALDVGNKRIGVAMCDPDRIIASGQPTLPAQPTDKAYAQLLQMIADNEVVEVVIGLPLTLRGEVGAQAKAVQAFSRGLEKRTKIPITLYDERFTSVEAERSLEAMGIKKSKHRDHVDELAAILILQDYMSSIAPPRPRYHDPDHEDWD
- a CDS encoding beta-galactosidase; this encodes MPLGVCYYPEHWPQTWWADDAKQMQALGLEYVRIGEFAWALMEPAAGQYDWAWLDQAIETLASQGLNIVLGTPTATPPAWLTHNQPDLMRIDAQGRRLGHGGRRQACLVNPQYIEYSRQIVTAMAERYGQHPAIAAWQIDNEIGNHGSARCYCDHCAAAFRQWLSQRYGDLASLNQAWGTAFWSQTYSDWQQIPLPNVPVGGGHNPSLVLDYRRFASDQQVAYCAMQAEILRQHSPNRTILTNIAPGDDEINWFDMAQQVDTIAWDNYPHGFPDWQTVAMYHDHIRGLKRQPFWVMEQQPGQINWTPTNPPVPPNQVRLWSYQDAAHGAANVLYFRWRACWLGQEQYHSGLRDHANRPARGSTEARIVANEWQQHGQPEAAPRKVALLVSYDDHWAQQLDPHAQGWNYWQLLRTIHRTLTSYGVGVDIVQRGTPLDAYQLAIAVAPMLDNPAETAGWREWVQAGGTLICTPRSLTKRRDNRTAPDGFPSGLTDLFGADVAEWSALDPAKPWAVQFGETSHTAPLWMEVLNVTHANTLATWSKSYAKGQAAITAATYGKGLAVLMGCYPTEEILGDLLPRLWPAAQRLPSEIERIELTDGVLWFNHGEQAQSIKLQGTWHDCLSGEQCSGECSIESLGIRWLKQP
- a CDS encoding carbohydrate ABC transporter permease, with the protein product MAKTKLSDELVPKPFVSRFQRGAIYLLLVVGAFLSLFPFYYMFVQASQPSSEVLRFPPHLWFGSAAWSNIQGLFDNGFGRSLFNSAFIAVVYASLSVFIASLAGYAFAKFRFRGRSILFGMFLLVLMIPYHVTAVPLFQLMAKITLFGDPTWISSYQAVILPALANPFGIFLMRQSMQALPDDLLDAARIDGAGEWRVFTSVALPTMRPTLAALAIYSFMFQWNSFFWPLIIMRDKAMETLPVRINALVGLSIIDYGQLMMGTALTTLPIMMIFIAFQRQFISGALAGAVKG
- a CDS encoding sugar ABC transporter permease, with translation MGSQLLTPAERRYQWRRRLTPYMFLLPALLIFGIFMLYPIIASLQLSFESQLNPNSGFSLDNYRRLFGDTVFRKALINTVFLLVFQVPLQLGLAMVLAVLLNSAVLKFRTAFRLIYFLPAITALFAVALIFRLLLNDEKGLINYVLNGLGVQSVPWLTNAWPAKFSLVMAITWRWTGYNMVIYLASLQSIPTELYEAAELDGAGAWAKFWAITVPMMRPTILLTTVLSTIGTLQIFDEPYLLTRSGPSNETLSMATLLYRTAFQNAEFNYASAIAYAMVLIIAVFSLLQFRIAQRGED
- a CDS encoding sugar ABC transporter substrate-binding protein, producing the protein MMVRRNMHRSLISLLVLTLILAACGSESTTTTTSNTGSTNPAEVKGEITVWAWNVAAKSLEATVPSFNQKYPNVKVTVQDIGRTDVYDKLTSGLQAGGAGLPDVVAIESDRMDVYTSTFPDGLADLTSRASKYEKDFDPSKWAQSKISDKIRSIPWDSGPTGLWYRVDIFEQAGVDPKSIETWADLIAAGEKILAATNGKTKLLPVDIVADDAGFRMMTSQLGVCCYFNSDGKINLNNDKSVQALTLLKEINDKGLVANINGWDGTVAATKNGDVATVPFGVWYSGTIIDQAPDLSGKWDVMLLPAFEKGGNRAANLGGSTLAIPAATKNLDAAWLFVEHALATSEGQNIMMEKFGIWPSYQPAYSADLYSKPVAFFNNQPIWKLFADEIKNIPAATYTKDYAKGQAVLASAQAKVLSQGMDPKQALQEAAAELANQTGREIAQ
- a CDS encoding DNA/RNA non-specific endonuclease translates to MRRFWIGIITLIVLLSGCDAQQFLATPKPSSSNNSNQPQADVNHMALGNPSGALPETSSSDNYLIQRPEYSLAYNRKLNILNWVSWHLDISDLGSTDRSQFTTDPDLPEGWYRVKPTDYTNSGYDRGHMLPSADRTASESINRSVFYMTNIVPQAPDNNQGPWKEFEDYCRDLVRDGKQLYLIAGPEGSDGSIGDPKIRVPKYVWKIALVLDANDQISDINRNTEVIALRMPNRDGIRDKDWRDYIVSVATIEEKTKYTFFTNLSSELQTSLKQKVATP